The Virgibacillus sp. MSP4-1 genome has a segment encoding these proteins:
- the glnA gene encoding type I glutamate--ammonia ligase: protein MGKKLTKEEILKRIEEEDVKFIRLQFTDMLGTIKNVEIPLSQLEKALDNKITFDGSSIEGFVRIEESDMFLYPDLDTFVVFPWTSEKGRVARFICDIYNPDGTPFEGCPRYNLKKNLEKMEEHGFSAFNIGTEPEFFLFKLDENAEPTMELNDKGGYFDLAPTDLGENCRRDIVLELEEMGFEIEASHHEVAPGQHEIDFKYSDAVKHCDDIQTFKLVVKTIARKHGLHATFMPKPLFGMNGSGMHCNMSLFKDGENSFFDEKGDMQLSKTAYQFIAGVIKHATNFTAVTNPIVNSYKRLVPGFEAPSYVAWSGQNRSPLVRVPSSRGLSTRIEVRSVDPAANPYMAMSVLLASGLDGIKNNLTAPAPIDRNIYVMEREEREEQGIEDLPATLYDALQELKSDEVLVETLGEHLFEHFVEAKEIEWNMFRTQVHPWEREQYLQTY from the coding sequence ATGGGGAAAAAATTAACGAAAGAAGAAATCCTGAAAAGAATTGAAGAAGAGGATGTAAAATTTATTCGTCTGCAATTTACAGACATGCTGGGAACCATCAAAAACGTGGAAATCCCTTTAAGCCAATTGGAAAAAGCCCTGGATAACAAAATTACTTTTGATGGATCATCTATTGAAGGGTTTGTACGCATCGAAGAATCTGATATGTTTCTTTATCCTGATTTGGATACGTTCGTTGTCTTCCCTTGGACGTCTGAAAAAGGTAGAGTAGCACGTTTTATTTGTGACATCTATAATCCGGATGGGACGCCATTTGAAGGTTGCCCACGTTACAACTTAAAGAAGAACCTCGAGAAAATGGAGGAACACGGTTTTTCAGCCTTTAATATTGGAACTGAACCGGAATTTTTCCTGTTTAAGTTAGACGAAAATGCAGAACCAACAATGGAATTGAATGATAAAGGCGGATACTTCGACTTAGCACCAACGGATTTAGGGGAAAATTGTCGTCGTGATATCGTATTAGAGCTTGAAGAAATGGGATTTGAAATCGAAGCTTCCCACCATGAAGTTGCCCCGGGGCAGCATGAAATTGATTTTAAATATTCGGATGCCGTTAAGCACTGCGATGATATTCAAACCTTTAAGTTAGTTGTAAAAACAATTGCAAGAAAGCATGGTTTACACGCGACCTTTATGCCTAAGCCGTTATTTGGCATGAATGGTTCAGGCATGCACTGCAATATGTCCTTATTTAAAGATGGTGAAAACAGCTTTTTTGATGAAAAGGGCGATATGCAGTTAAGCAAAACCGCTTATCAGTTTATTGCTGGTGTCATCAAGCATGCTACAAACTTTACAGCAGTTACCAATCCAATCGTAAACTCTTATAAACGTCTTGTTCCAGGTTTTGAAGCTCCAAGCTATGTAGCCTGGTCCGGTCAGAACCGTAGTCCTTTAGTCCGTGTACCATCTTCACGCGGTTTAAGCACACGGATTGAAGTAAGGAGTGTTGACCCAGCTGCAAACCCTTATATGGCCATGAGTGTATTACTAGCTTCCGGACTTGACGGTATTAAGAACAATTTAACCGCACCAGCACCTATAGACCGGAATATTTACGTTATGGAAAGAGAAGAACGGGAGGAACAGGGAATTGAGGATCTCCCGGCTACTCTCTATGACGCACTTCAGGAGCTAAAGAGTGATGAAGTACTTGTAGAGACTCTGGGTGAGCATTTATTCGAGCACTTTGTAGAAGCTAAGGAAATTGAATGGAATATGTTCCGTACTCAGGTCCATCCGTGGGAGCGGGAACAATACCTGCAGACTTATTAA
- a CDS encoding DUF896 domain-containing protein: MLSQDKIDRINYLANKSKNEGLTEEEKKEQNDLRQAYLKNLRKSFKSQLTSMKVVDPEGNDVTPQKVKDEKERKKKH; encoded by the coding sequence ATGTTATCACAGGATAAAATTGATCGTATTAATTATTTAGCCAATAAATCGAAAAATGAAGGATTAACTGAAGAAGAGAAAAAAGAGCAGAATGATTTGCGTCAGGCTTATTTAAAAAACTTGCGTAAGTCCTTTAAGAGTCAGCTTACTTCCATGAAGGTTGTTGATCCAGAGGGAAATGATGTGACCCCTCAAAAGGTTAAGGATGAAAAAGAACGAAAGAAAAAGCATTAA
- a CDS encoding methionine gamma-lyase family protein yields METEAINKLANKIETDLFPYHKKIRSIVEANQKKVLEAFQKHQVSDSHFSPTTGYGYDDRGREVLEEIYAEVFGTEDALVRPQIISGTHAITLSLFGILRPGDELLYITGKPYDTLGEIVGTRGEGSGSLREFNINYKHVDLTEDGSVHFAQVKNAINENTRMIGIQRSKGYDSRPSFTVHQIREMISFVKSVAPSCIVFVDNCYGEFVEMEEPTDVGADLMAGSLIKNPGGGLAKTGGYIVGRKSLIEKCASRLTAPGIGKEAGASLYSLQEMFQGLFMAPHVVGESLKGALFTSRILEEFGFETIPSYKEERTDLIQSVNFPDADMMITFCQAIQKASPINSHVIPYPSPMPGYEHHVIMAAGTFIQGASIELSADGPIRPPYTAYVQGGLTYEHIKIAIVSAIEIMVEKGYSFTVK; encoded by the coding sequence ATGGAAACAGAAGCAATTAATAAATTGGCGAACAAAATCGAAACAGACTTATTTCCTTACCATAAGAAAATACGATCCATTGTAGAAGCGAATCAGAAAAAAGTTTTAGAGGCTTTTCAGAAACATCAGGTAAGTGACAGTCACTTTAGCCCAACAACCGGATATGGCTATGACGATAGAGGAAGAGAGGTGTTAGAGGAAATTTATGCGGAAGTATTCGGCACAGAGGATGCATTAGTCAGACCTCAGATTATCTCCGGCACTCACGCCATTACATTAAGTTTATTTGGTATATTAAGACCGGGGGATGAACTTCTTTATATCACTGGTAAACCTTACGATACTTTAGGGGAAATTGTCGGTACCAGAGGTGAGGGTTCAGGTTCATTAAGGGAATTTAATATTAATTATAAGCATGTTGATTTAACAGAAGATGGTTCTGTTCATTTTGCTCAGGTAAAGAATGCCATCAACGAAAATACCAGAATGATCGGGATTCAGCGGTCAAAGGGATACGATAGCCGTCCATCCTTCACGGTGCATCAAATAAGAGAAATGATCAGCTTTGTTAAGTCTGTTGCCCCATCTTGTATTGTTTTCGTTGATAATTGTTATGGAGAGTTTGTGGAAATGGAGGAGCCCACTGATGTTGGAGCAGATTTGATGGCAGGTTCTTTAATTAAAAATCCTGGTGGCGGACTGGCCAAAACAGGCGGCTATATTGTTGGCAGGAAAAGTCTGATTGAAAAATGTGCCAGTCGTTTGACAGCACCTGGGATTGGTAAAGAAGCAGGCGCTTCCCTGTACAGCCTTCAGGAGATGTTTCAGGGGCTGTTTATGGCTCCTCATGTTGTAGGTGAATCGTTAAAAGGAGCATTATTTACCTCCCGCATATTGGAGGAATTCGGATTTGAAACGATACCTTCTTATAAGGAAGAGCGGACAGATCTCATACAATCTGTGAATTTTCCTGACGCAGATATGATGATAACTTTCTGCCAGGCCATACAAAAGGCTTCACCAATAAACTCACACGTTATTCCTTACCCGAGCCCTATGCCAGGGTATGAACATCATGTTATTATGGCTGCAGGTACATTTATCCAGGGTGCAAGCATAGAATTATCAGCTGATGGCCCCATAAGACCTCCTTATACAGCGTATGTTCAAGGTGGACTCACTTACGAACATATTAAAATTGCCATTGTATCTGCTATAGAGATCATGGTGGAAAAGGGCTATAGTTTTACAGTCAAATAA
- a CDS encoding YneF family protein, which yields MSTLWVVLIAILALIAGVALGFFIARKYMMNYLKKNPPINEQMLRTMMMQMGQKPSQKKINQMMKSMNNQMDK from the coding sequence ATGAGTACGTTATGGGTTGTACTTATTGCTATTCTTGCTTTAATAGCCGGTGTTGCCCTCGGTTTCTTTATCGCAAGAAAGTATATGATGAATTATCTGAAGAAAAATCCACCAATTAATGAACAAATGCTTCGTACCATGATGATGCAAATGGGGCAAAAACCATCACAGAAGAAAATCAATCAAATGATGAAATCCATGAACAATCAGATGGACAAATAG
- a CDS encoding MerR family transcriptional regulator: MSDLNRRSTPLFPMSIITSLTDLTARQIRYYEEHGLVHPARSKGNRRLFSFNDVDRLLEIKDLIDKGINLAGIKEMLSDKNTKNQPEETVKEEKTEVKQSLTDKELRNLLRKELLDAGRLNKNSLRQGELSRFFH, encoded by the coding sequence ATGAGTGATCTCAACCGACGCTCAACGCCTCTTTTCCCAATGAGCATTATAACCTCTCTTACAGATTTAACTGCCCGTCAGATCCGTTATTATGAGGAACACGGACTGGTGCATCCGGCTCGCTCCAAAGGCAATCGGCGTTTATTTTCTTTTAACGATGTTGACCGGTTATTAGAAATAAAAGACTTGATTGATAAAGGGATCAACTTAGCGGGTATTAAAGAGATGTTATCTGACAAAAACACAAAAAATCAGCCTGAGGAAACAGTAAAAGAAGAAAAAACAGAAGTGAAGCAGTCTTTAACGGATAAAGAGTTAAGGAACTTATTGCGTAAAGAGCTGTTAGATGCAGGCAGGTTAAACAAAAATTCGTTAAGACAGGGAGAATTATCACGATTCTTCCATTAA
- the tkt gene encoding transketolase, protein MSADIEQKSINTIRTLTIDAVQKANSGHPGMPMGTAPMAYTLWTEFMNQNPENASWFNRDRFVLSAGHGSMLLYSLLHLSGYDVTMDDIKNFRQWGSRTPGHPEFGHTNGVEATTGPLGQGLSMAVGMAMAEQYLAGKYNREKYNVIDHYTYTICGDGDLMEGISHEAASLAGHLKLGKLVMLYDSNDISLDGDLDRSFSENVQQRFEAYGWQVIRVEDGNDLEAVRKAIKEAKANTDQPTLIEVKTVIGFGAPNKSGKSDAHGAPLGETEITMTKEYYQWEHEPFHVPHEVYEDFKHKVKEAGAQKESEWNELFSKYKEQHPELAKELETAINGELPEGWYNDLPDYEVGEDSPATRAASGSALNAIAKRVPNFIGGSADLAGSNKTTIKDEADFTSKDYSGRNIWFGVREFGMAAAINGMTLHGGLKVFGGTFFVFSDYLRPAIRLSSLMNLPVTYVLTHDSIAVGEDGPTHEPVEQLPSLRAMPNLSLIRPADGYETNAAWRLALEAEDHPTALVLTRQGLPTLEGTKEKAYEGVKKGAYVVSPAEKETADVLLLASGSEVQLAVRAQQELKSKDIDASVVSMPSWDRFEKQSDQYKEEVLPGNVKKRLGIEMAAPFGWERYVGDEGRVLGIDKYGASAPGDKVVAEYGFTVENVVKQVEDLLK, encoded by the coding sequence ATGTCAGCAGACATTGAACAAAAATCAATAAATACGATACGAACATTAACCATTGATGCCGTACAAAAGGCTAATTCAGGACATCCTGGAATGCCAATGGGAACGGCTCCGATGGCCTACACACTTTGGACAGAGTTTATGAATCAGAACCCTGAAAATGCCAGCTGGTTTAACAGGGATCGTTTTGTCCTTTCCGCAGGTCATGGTTCTATGCTTTTATATTCATTATTACATTTGTCAGGCTATGACGTGACCATGGATGATATAAAGAACTTCCGTCAATGGGGGTCAAGAACTCCAGGACATCCTGAATTCGGACATACAAATGGAGTAGAGGCTACAACGGGTCCATTAGGACAAGGGCTTTCTATGGCAGTTGGAATGGCTATGGCCGAACAGTACTTAGCCGGAAAATATAATCGCGAAAAATATAATGTCATAGATCATTATACCTATACCATCTGTGGTGATGGGGATTTAATGGAAGGGATTTCGCATGAAGCAGCATCCTTAGCCGGTCACTTAAAGCTTGGTAAGCTTGTCATGCTATATGATTCCAATGATATTTCCTTAGACGGTGATTTGGATCGTTCATTCTCGGAAAATGTACAACAGCGTTTCGAAGCTTATGGATGGCAGGTTATTCGTGTAGAAGACGGCAATGATCTGGAGGCTGTTCGCAAGGCAATTAAGGAAGCGAAAGCTAATACAGATCAGCCTACGCTCATTGAAGTGAAAACGGTTATCGGCTTTGGTGCGCCAAATAAATCAGGCAAATCAGACGCTCATGGTGCCCCGTTAGGCGAGACGGAAATCACGATGACCAAAGAATACTATCAGTGGGAGCATGAACCGTTCCATGTACCGCATGAAGTTTATGAGGATTTCAAGCACAAAGTTAAGGAAGCCGGCGCACAAAAAGAAAGTGAATGGAACGAATTATTTTCCAAGTATAAGGAGCAGCATCCAGAGCTGGCCAAGGAATTAGAAACGGCGATCAACGGTGAGCTTCCGGAAGGCTGGTATAATGACCTTCCTGATTATGAAGTGGGAGAAGACTCCCCGGCAACACGTGCAGCCTCAGGTTCAGCACTAAATGCTATTGCCAAACGGGTTCCAAACTTTATTGGCGGCAGTGCAGATCTGGCCGGATCTAACAAGACCACCATAAAAGATGAAGCTGATTTTACATCTAAAGACTACAGTGGTCGTAATATCTGGTTTGGTGTTCGAGAATTTGGAATGGCCGCGGCTATAAATGGAATGACATTGCATGGCGGGCTAAAAGTATTTGGCGGTACATTCTTTGTATTTAGTGATTACTTGCGTCCGGCTATACGTTTATCCTCACTCATGAATCTGCCAGTAACCTATGTGCTTACACACGATTCAATAGCTGTAGGGGAGGATGGACCTACGCACGAGCCAGTAGAACAGCTTCCATCCTTACGTGCCATGCCGAACCTTTCCTTAATTAGACCTGCAGATGGTTATGAAACGAATGCAGCATGGAGATTGGCCCTTGAGGCTGAGGATCATCCTACTGCACTTGTATTAACCAGACAGGGATTACCTACATTAGAAGGAACGAAGGAAAAGGCATATGAAGGTGTCAAGAAAGGGGCTTATGTAGTATCCCCGGCAGAAAAAGAAACGGCAGATGTCTTATTACTTGCTTCTGGATCTGAAGTACAATTAGCTGTTAGAGCTCAACAGGAACTCAAATCAAAAGATATTGATGCATCTGTTGTGAGCATGCCTTCCTGGGATCGCTTTGAGAAGCAATCTGACCAATATAAAGAGGAAGTCCTTCCTGGAAATGTGAAAAAGCGTTTGGGAATAGAAATGGCTGCCCCATTTGGCTGGGAGCGTTATGTGGGAGATGAAGGAAGAGTGCTTGGCATAGATAAATATGGAGCATCCGCCCCTGGCGATAAAGTTGTTGCTGAATATGGTTTTACAGTAGAAAATGTTGTTAAGCAAGTAGAGGATTTACTTAAATAA
- a CDS encoding cytochrome c biogenesis CcdA family protein, whose protein sequence is MGEEVNLLLAFGAGFLSFISPCVLPLYPVVLSYVTGMSVSELKSENAVMSRRSLFHMIAFLIGFSIIFLILGFSTTAFGEFFKEYREFIRQIGAILMVFFGLVMAGLFNFEFLMKERRISFKNRPTGYIGSAFIGLAFSMSWTPCTGPILGAVLGLVGTQPETGIFLMIAYTLGFSIPFLALSFFVGKLDWMKRNSEKIVKIGGYVMIILGIVLFFDWMRFITAYLAGLFDFQGF, encoded by the coding sequence ATGGGAGAAGAAGTTAACCTTTTATTAGCATTTGGAGCAGGATTTTTATCTTTTATATCTCCATGTGTATTACCGCTTTACCCTGTTGTTCTATCTTATGTGACAGGAATGAGTGTAAGTGAATTAAAATCAGAGAATGCAGTCATGAGTCGTCGCAGCTTATTTCACATGATTGCCTTTTTAATTGGTTTCTCCATCATATTTCTAATATTAGGCTTCAGTACTACAGCCTTTGGAGAGTTCTTTAAGGAATACCGGGAATTTATTCGACAGATCGGGGCCATACTAATGGTGTTTTTCGGTTTAGTAATGGCAGGGCTGTTTAACTTTGAATTTTTAATGAAGGAAAGACGAATATCCTTTAAAAACCGGCCAACCGGCTATATTGGTTCAGCTTTTATCGGACTGGCATTTTCGATGAGCTGGACACCGTGTACAGGTCCGATTTTAGGTGCTGTACTGGGGCTTGTAGGAACACAGCCGGAAACAGGTATCTTTTTAATGATCGCATATACTTTAGGCTTTTCCATTCCATTTTTAGCTTTATCCTTCTTTGTGGGTAAACTGGACTGGATGAAACGAAACAGTGAAAAAATTGTTAAAATTGGCGGTTACGTCATGATTATTCTGGGGATTGTGCTCTTCTTTGACTGGATGCGTTTTATCACAGCTTATCTTGCTGGTCTCTTTGATTTCCAAGGCTTTTAA
- a CDS encoding recombinase family protein translates to MRAVIYCRVSTEKEEQTTSIKRQKEELIQLANQSHYEIADIIEEKQSGYEIEREGIFRMLELFSSNEADVLFIQDETRLGRGNTKIALLHQLQKLGIPIYTISHQGEIQLSESDSMVLQIVSIVEEYQRKLHNIKIKRGMKKAVSNGYRPENNLSNIHESPGRERKTFPIDEVVKLRNNGLTFAEIASTLRGMGYDVSKATVHRRFQEYTLENQNKSM, encoded by the coding sequence TTGAGGGCGGTTATATACTGTCGTGTCAGCACAGAAAAAGAAGAACAGACAACATCTATTAAAAGACAGAAGGAAGAACTCATTCAGCTGGCAAATCAAAGCCATTATGAGATAGCAGATATCATTGAAGAAAAACAGAGTGGATATGAAATCGAACGTGAAGGTATCTTCAGGATGCTGGAGCTTTTCTCATCAAATGAAGCGGACGTGCTCTTTATTCAGGACGAGACAAGGCTTGGCAGGGGTAATACAAAAATAGCTCTACTGCACCAGCTACAGAAGCTGGGCATCCCAATCTATACAATTTCCCACCAGGGAGAGATTCAACTCTCTGAATCGGACTCCATGGTTCTGCAAATTGTATCGATTGTAGAAGAGTATCAGAGAAAGCTCCATAATATAAAGATTAAAAGAGGAATGAAAAAGGCGGTATCAAATGGGTACAGGCCTGAAAATAATCTATCAAATATTCATGAGTCACCCGGAAGAGAACGTAAAACATTTCCTATTGATGAAGTGGTGAAACTTAGAAATAACGGCTTAACTTTTGCTGAAATTGCTTCTACACTACGAGGTATGGGGTATGACGTATCAAAAGCAACCGTTCATCGCAGATTCCAGGAGTATACGCTTGAAAATCAAAATAAATCCATGTAA
- the hfq gene encoding RNA chaperone Hfq produces the protein MAQTVNIQDQFLNQIRKEHVPVTLFLTNGFQLKGVVKSFDNFTVLLETDGKQQLIFKHAISTFAPSKQVNLEKE, from the coding sequence ATGGCACAAACTGTAAATATTCAGGATCAATTTCTAAACCAGATTCGGAAAGAGCATGTCCCAGTGACACTATTTCTGACCAATGGTTTTCAATTAAAAGGTGTTGTAAAGTCGTTTGATAATTTTACCGTGCTTTTGGAAACAGATGGCAAACAGCAATTAATTTTCAAGCATGCGATTTCAACCTTTGCACCGTCCAAACAGGTCAATTTAGAAAAAGAATAA
- the hflX gene encoding GTPase HflX, with the protein MENKEQVLLIACQIKGTNEQKFHTSLEELKQLTETANGEVADVVVQKRDKIHAALYIGEGKLEEIQYTLEMNPVDLVILNDEVSPGQLKNLSNRLDARVIDRTQLILDIFAGRARTREGKLQVELAQMQYLLPRLAGQGTELSRLGAGIGTRGPGETKLETDRRHIRRRITEIKEQLRAVVNQRSQYRKRRKENQAFQIAIVGYTNAGKSTLFNRLTKSESLEENQLFATLDPLTRRIRLENGFEAIITDTVGFIQDLPTTLVAAFRSTLEEVTEADFILHVVDGSNEDFPQHEQTVYNLLDELGAGGLPMLTIYNKRDQFKAGFIPNSYPYITISAFDDGDLNRLLKKMEEVVKSEWKYYELQVPVQDGRLLHRIKNHTIVETEDFEPATEDYMLTGYVDPNHPIYEHYINKEQ; encoded by the coding sequence ATGGAAAATAAAGAACAGGTATTACTCATCGCCTGTCAGATTAAAGGCACGAATGAACAAAAATTCCATACGTCATTGGAAGAACTAAAACAATTAACTGAAACTGCAAATGGAGAAGTTGCAGATGTCGTCGTGCAAAAGAGAGATAAAATTCACGCGGCTTTATATATCGGTGAAGGAAAATTAGAGGAGATTCAGTACACCCTGGAAATGAATCCAGTTGACCTCGTCATTCTTAATGACGAGGTTTCGCCTGGACAGTTAAAAAATTTGAGCAATCGTTTGGATGCCAGGGTCATTGATCGCACTCAGCTCATTCTTGATATTTTTGCGGGACGAGCAAGGACAAGAGAGGGTAAATTGCAGGTCGAGCTGGCGCAAATGCAGTATTTACTTCCCAGGTTAGCTGGCCAAGGGACAGAATTATCCCGTCTTGGAGCAGGTATTGGTACAAGAGGACCCGGGGAAACCAAGCTGGAAACCGACCGGCGCCATATCAGGCGAAGAATTACTGAAATTAAAGAGCAATTACGAGCTGTTGTGAATCAGCGCAGTCAATATCGTAAACGCAGAAAAGAAAATCAGGCTTTTCAAATCGCGATTGTCGGATACACCAATGCAGGTAAGTCTACCTTATTTAACCGATTAACGAAAAGTGAATCGCTGGAGGAAAACCAGTTGTTTGCGACACTAGATCCACTGACAAGAAGAATCAGATTGGAAAATGGATTTGAAGCTATTATTACAGATACGGTTGGCTTTATACAGGACTTACCTACAACTTTGGTGGCTGCCTTCCGCTCTACGTTAGAGGAAGTGACAGAGGCGGACTTCATTTTACATGTCGTTGATGGTTCAAATGAGGATTTTCCGCAGCATGAGCAAACAGTCTATAACTTATTGGATGAACTGGGTGCTGGTGGCCTGCCCATGTTAACCATTTATAACAAACGGGATCAATTCAAGGCTGGTTTTATCCCGAACTCTTATCCTTACATTACCATTAGCGCTTTTGATGATGGGGACTTAAACAGACTACTGAAAAAAATGGAAGAGGTTGTAAAATCCGAATGGAAATATTACGAATTGCAGGTACCTGTTCAGGATGGCCGCCTCCTGCATCGTATCAAGAACCATACGATTGTGGAAACCGAGGATTTTGAACCAGCCACAGAGGACTATATGCTGACAGGGTATGTTGACCCCAATCACCCTATTTATGAACATTATATCAATAAGGAGCAGTAA
- the sirA gene encoding sporulation inhibitor of replication protein SirA → MQKFSLFLIKENVADAYYHKSDILFHFLQRYPSLKNDEVYRKQFLYITQEISTDHLIQFIQKQYPTQSVRTSAHQLYITYQSAHIKITVNPTECTVEGSSLHEVEQFVFEYLRSFYSTFFVVNIADQQFGWLSPQRKRLMI, encoded by the coding sequence ATGCAGAAATTCTCGCTTTTTTTAATAAAGGAAAATGTAGCAGATGCGTATTATCATAAGAGTGATATTCTGTTTCACTTTTTACAAAGGTATCCTTCACTAAAAAATGATGAGGTTTACAGAAAACAGTTTCTTTATATTACTCAGGAGATTTCTACAGATCACCTGATTCAATTTATTCAAAAGCAATATCCGACTCAAAGTGTAAGGACAAGTGCTCATCAGCTTTACATAACCTACCAGTCGGCTCACATTAAGATAACCGTAAATCCAACAGAGTGTACGGTGGAAGGATCATCCCTGCATGAGGTTGAACAGTTCGTTTTTGAATATTTAAGATCCTTTTATTCCACTTTTTTTGTTGTAAATATAGCGGACCAGCAATTTGGCTGGCTGTCACCACAACGAAAAAGACTGATGATTTAA
- the lexA gene encoding transcriptional repressor LexA, translated as MTKLSKRQEAIMEYIKEQVTAKGYPPSVREIAQAVGLASSSTVHGHLSRLEEKGFIRRDPTKPRAIEVLELEEEMNNAPKTEAFYAPVIGKVTAGEPITAIENIEEYVPVPEHLAISEDDLFVLNVAGESMIEAGILDGDRVIIRKQQTAQNGEIVVAMTEDEEATVKRFFKEKDYIRLQPENATMDPIIVSDVTILGKVIGLFREIH; from the coding sequence ATGACCAAGCTATCCAAAAGGCAAGAGGCGATCATGGAATACATTAAAGAGCAGGTAACGGCTAAAGGCTATCCACCTTCTGTAAGGGAAATTGCACAGGCAGTAGGGCTTGCTTCCAGCTCTACTGTCCATGGACATTTATCCAGACTGGAAGAAAAGGGCTTTATACGCAGAGACCCGACAAAACCAAGAGCCATTGAAGTACTGGAACTGGAAGAGGAAATGAATAATGCTCCAAAAACTGAAGCCTTTTACGCACCGGTCATTGGTAAGGTAACAGCCGGTGAACCTATTACTGCAATCGAAAATATTGAGGAATATGTACCTGTTCCAGAACATCTGGCCATTTCAGAAGACGATCTATTTGTTTTGAATGTTGCTGGAGAAAGTATGATTGAAGCTGGTATTCTTGATGGCGACCGGGTCATTATTCGCAAGCAGCAAACCGCTCAAAACGGAGAAATCGTAGTCGCTATGACGGAGGATGAAGAGGCAACGGTGAAGCGTTTCTTTAAGGAAAAGGATTATATCCGACTCCAGCCTGAAAACGCAACAATGGATCCGATCATCGTTAGTGATGTGACGATTCTGGGTAAAGTGATTGGTTTATTCAGGGAAATACACTAA
- a CDS encoding AAA family ATPase codes for MNIEAKRKGQINVVLHDQEQTHSIKSYEFNHKRDQRFRFIDQAFSSYIGMETLKQTLKEIYAKVLINRKREEAGLKGENQMLHMMFKGNPGTGKTSVAREIARLFHQMNLLSKGHLIEAERADLVGEYIGHTAQKTRDLIKKAMGGVLFIDEAYSLGRGGEKDFGKEAIDTLVKHMEDYHEDFVLILAGYPDEMDHFLYLNPGLKSRFPIIVDFKDYTIDELIEIAQIITEQKQYELTQSAYRKLRTHLRELQEQKWGNFSNGRYIRNKVEEAIRRQALRLVATNQFGAKDLVSLKPEDFNIRVETYSKQKEF; via the coding sequence GTGAATATAGAGGCGAAGCGTAAAGGACAGATCAATGTTGTTTTACATGATCAGGAGCAAACCCATTCAATAAAATCCTATGAATTTAATCATAAACGTGACCAGCGTTTTCGTTTTATTGATCAGGCCTTTTCATCATATATCGGCATGGAAACGTTAAAGCAGACATTAAAGGAGATTTATGCCAAAGTTCTGATTAACCGTAAAAGAGAGGAAGCAGGTTTAAAGGGTGAAAATCAGATGCTGCACATGATGTTTAAGGGAAACCCCGGTACTGGAAAAACTTCGGTAGCCAGGGAGATTGCCCGCTTATTCCATCAAATGAATCTGCTTTCCAAGGGTCATTTGATAGAAGCGGAGCGTGCAGATCTCGTTGGTGAATACATCGGACATACAGCCCAGAAAACCAGAGATTTAATAAAAAAAGCCATGGGTGGTGTATTATTTATTGATGAAGCCTATTCGCTGGGGCGAGGAGGAGAAAAGGATTTCGGCAAAGAAGCGATTGATACCCTGGTGAAACACATGGAAGATTATCATGAAGATTTTGTCCTGATCCTGGCAGGTTATCCGGATGAAATGGATCACTTTTTGTATTTAAATCCCGGACTAAAATCCAGATTTCCGATTATTGTCGATTTTAAAGACTATACAATTGATGAATTAATAGAAATTGCACAAATTATAACTGAGCAGAAACAATATGAACTGACACAATCCGCCTATAGAAAGCTTCGAACTCATTTAAGAGAATTACAGGAGCAAAAATGGGGAAATTTTTCGAATGGAAGATATATCCGGAACAAGGTTGAAGAAGCTATCCGAAGGCAGGCACTGCGTCTTGTGGCAACAAATCAGTTCGGTGCTAAGGATTTAGTTTCCTTAAAACCGGAAGACTTTAATATTCGCGTGGAGACATATTCAAAGCAAAAGGAGTTCTGA